In Ptychodera flava strain L36383 chromosome 21, AS_Pfla_20210202, whole genome shotgun sequence, a genomic segment contains:
- the LOC139121232 gene encoding ankyrin repeat family A protein 2-like isoform X1 has product MAESTYSTDQSESAFHNVESTSNSETRPKDLPSTTTSSHGGSLTNLSAIAIGESLGVVKHSQPSGNVAATTSQSNATTSTTSMQQPNVAMCSSLLKSLNEDGYHGDGEGDSVSPDLEVASVLFPDGRLKSPTPTLKRVSSSTSSSSKSSYSPMKQPTTYTNKQRRNIQTATPSLLQELTPHQLAAQGELTFLSEKIQSGVSVNVRDENGHTPLMWACGQNQTTIVEYLLEKGADASNQSLEGETALAFACSHGSVQIVKLLLAAGVDVNTYDMNGGTPILYAVYSNHPQCVRLLLEYGADLTMETESGHTALGIAMAMGHQTGEILQHTIEEHLMSLLEGDVS; this is encoded by the exons ATGGCTGAATCCACCTACTCCACCGACCAATCAGAAAGTGCCTTTCACAATGTGGAGTCAACTTCAAACAGTGAGACTAGACCCAAAGATTTACCATCAACAACGACCTCGTCTCATGGAGGAAGTCTGACCAATCTGTCAGCCATTGCTATCGGTGAAAGTCTTGGTGTCGTGAAGCACTCCCAGCCATCGGGGAATGTAGCTGCTACCACTTCCCAGAGTAACGCGACAACATCAACAACCAGCATGCAACAACCCAATGTAGCAATGTGCTCCAGTCTTCTCAAATCACTCAATGAAGATGGTTACCATGGTGATGGAGAGGGTGATTCTGTTAGTCCTGACTTGGAAGTAGCATCAGTACTGTTTCCAG aTGGCCGACTGAAATCACCAACACCAACTCTGAAGAGGGTCTCCAGCAGTACCTCGTCCTCATCTAAATCCAGTTATTCACCAATGAAG CAACCAACAACCTATACCAACAAACAGAGGAGAAACATACAAACTGCCACTCCATCTCTTCTTCAAG AGCTGACCCCACATCAGTTAGCAGCTCAGGGCGAACTGACCTTCCTGTCAGAGAAAATCCAGAGTGGAGTCAGTGTCAATGTGAGGGATGAAAATGGCCACACACCGCTGATGTGGGCGTGCGGTCAAAACCAGACGACCATTGTAGAATATCTACTTGAGAAAGGTGCTGATGCAAGCAATCAAAGCTTGGAGGGAGAGACTGCGCTTGCATTTGCTTGTAGCCATGGAAGCGTACAGATTGTTAAACTTCTCTTGGCAGCGGGAGTTGATGTAAACACTTATGACATG aATGGTGGCACTCCCATCCTGTATGCTGTGTACAGCAACCATCCACAGTGTGTCCGACTGTTGCTAGAGTACGGAGCTGACTTGACCATGGAAACGGAAAGTGGACACACAGCATTAGGTATTGCCATGGCAATGGGACACCAAACAGGTGAGATAC TTCAACACACCATAGAAGAGCACTTGATGTCACTTTTGGAAGGAGACGTATCATGA
- the LOC139121232 gene encoding ankyrin repeat family A protein 2-like isoform X2, producing the protein MAESTYSTDQSESAFHNVESTSNSETRPKDLPSTTTSSHGGSLTNLSAIAIGESLGVVKHSQPSGNVAATTSQSNATTSTTSMQQPNVAMCSSLLKSLNEDGYHGDGEGDSVSPDLEVASVLFPDGRLKSPTPTLKRVSSSTSSSSKSSYSPMKQPTTYTNKQRRNIQTATPSLLQELTPHQLAAQGELTFLSEKIQSGVSVNVRDENGHTPLMWACGQNQTTIVEYLLEKGADASNQSLEGETALAFACSHGSVQIVKLLLAAGVDVNTYDMNGGTPILYAVYSNHPQCVRLLLEYGADLTMETESGHTALGIAMAMGHQTVQHTIEEHLMSLLEGDVS; encoded by the exons ATGGCTGAATCCACCTACTCCACCGACCAATCAGAAAGTGCCTTTCACAATGTGGAGTCAACTTCAAACAGTGAGACTAGACCCAAAGATTTACCATCAACAACGACCTCGTCTCATGGAGGAAGTCTGACCAATCTGTCAGCCATTGCTATCGGTGAAAGTCTTGGTGTCGTGAAGCACTCCCAGCCATCGGGGAATGTAGCTGCTACCACTTCCCAGAGTAACGCGACAACATCAACAACCAGCATGCAACAACCCAATGTAGCAATGTGCTCCAGTCTTCTCAAATCACTCAATGAAGATGGTTACCATGGTGATGGAGAGGGTGATTCTGTTAGTCCTGACTTGGAAGTAGCATCAGTACTGTTTCCAG aTGGCCGACTGAAATCACCAACACCAACTCTGAAGAGGGTCTCCAGCAGTACCTCGTCCTCATCTAAATCCAGTTATTCACCAATGAAG CAACCAACAACCTATACCAACAAACAGAGGAGAAACATACAAACTGCCACTCCATCTCTTCTTCAAG AGCTGACCCCACATCAGTTAGCAGCTCAGGGCGAACTGACCTTCCTGTCAGAGAAAATCCAGAGTGGAGTCAGTGTCAATGTGAGGGATGAAAATGGCCACACACCGCTGATGTGGGCGTGCGGTCAAAACCAGACGACCATTGTAGAATATCTACTTGAGAAAGGTGCTGATGCAAGCAATCAAAGCTTGGAGGGAGAGACTGCGCTTGCATTTGCTTGTAGCCATGGAAGCGTACAGATTGTTAAACTTCTCTTGGCAGCGGGAGTTGATGTAAACACTTATGACATG aATGGTGGCACTCCCATCCTGTATGCTGTGTACAGCAACCATCCACAGTGTGTCCGACTGTTGCTAGAGTACGGAGCTGACTTGACCATGGAAACGGAAAGTGGACACACAGCATTAGGTATTGCCATGGCAATGGGACACCAAACAG TTCAACACACCATAGAAGAGCACTTGATGTCACTTTTGGAAGGAGACGTATCATGA